The Acidobacteriota bacterium DNA window GTATTCGGCTCTGGAACTCAGGCCAATCTACGGTGGCAGAGTGACCAAAGTTCTGAGGCCAGTATTTATACAGGAAAAACGGCGCGTACGAAAGGTTGAAACCAAAAAAAGAATGCGGAGTCTGTCGAGCCCGTCATCTCGTCTCTGATCGGCCAGCTTACTGAGTCCGGCCAGCATTGAGGCTCGTGCTTTCTGCTGACCCGTGATATATACCACCAAACGTCTTCTCAGTCGTCGCTTGTTCGACGTGCTCGTTCATGAGGCCGGACAACGACTTTTGACGCCGAGTTGATCCGGCTCAGCCTCCCTGAGGGGTCCCTGCGTGCGTCCGGACCAGGGAGTCAAACAATCGCGCGAGGTCGTCATTCGAGGAGAATCTTATTTCTATGATCCCCCCGTTTCTGGCCAGCTTTATCTTAACCGGCGCGCCGAGTCTCTTGCTCAGTTTCGTTTCAGCCGCGAGGACATTTGCCACCTCGGGATTATTGCTTACAGTAAGTCTTTTTTGGGTCGAACCGGAAGACACGCCCTGTGCTCTTTTGACAAGCTGCTCCGTTTCCCTAACCGAGAGCGTTTTGGTTACTATCTCTCCGGCAAGTGAGACTTGTTGCTCAATTGCGTCAACTGAAAGTAAGGCCCGGGCATGCCCCATTGACAACCTGTTTTCTTCGACCATTTTTTGAACTTCGAGCGGTAGCTTCAAGAGCCGGAGAGCGTTAGTTATCGAAGACCGGTCTTTGCCTACGCGCTGGGCCAGGTCTTCCTGCGTGAGATCCCTGCTCTCCAATAGCTTCTTATATGCATTTGCTTCTTCGATCGGGTTGAGTTCTTCGCGCTGAATGTTCTCGATCAGGGAAAGCTCCCAAACATTTTCTTCCGGGATCTCCTTAACGAGGCAAGGTACTCTATGTAGTCCGGCTCGCTGGGCCGCACGCCATCTCCGTTCTCCGGCAATTATTTGAAACCGGTCGCCGAGGGGCCTAACAACAAGAGGCTGGATGATCCCATTATGTCGTATCGACTGCGCTAACTCCTCAAGCTTGTTTTCCCTAAAAACACCCCGTGGTTGGGCATCTGCCGGGTCGATCCGGTCTATATCTAACTCCATGAAGTCCTGGCCGAGGGGTGAAACCTGCGCGAACAACGCGTTAAGTCCCCGGCCCAGCGCCTTTCTTGACATTGTTTATCACCTCTTTTGCTAGTCTGACGTAGCTCTCTGCTCCCTTTGACCTGATATCGTAGAGGATGATCGGCTTGCCGTGGCTGGGGGCCTCCGCCAATCTGACGTTTCTGGGAATGATGGTCGTGAAGACCTGTGATCCAAGAAAATCTCTGAGGTCAGACACCACTTGCGCAGAAAGGTTCGTCCGCTCGTCAAACATCGTCAGCAGAAACCCTTCGACGGTCAAGCTGGGGTTTATGGTTCTGCGAACTCTAACCAGAGTATCCCACAACTCGGATACGCCCTCCAAAGCGAAGTACTCGCACTGAATTGGGATCAGCACTGAATCTGCAGCGGCTAGGGCATTCAAAGTCAATAGCCCCAGGCTCGGTGGACAGTCGATCAACACGTAGTCGAAGTTCAGAGCGAAAGGAGTGAGCAGTGCTCTTAGCTTAAATTCGCGATCCGGGAGGTCTACGAGTTCGATCTCGGCCGCAACCAGAGTCTTTTCGGACGGGATAATCTTGAGATTCGGCAACTCGGTGTCCAGGACTATATCATTGAGCGGTTCGTTCATTATCAGCGAGTGGTAGAGGCTTCTGCGGGATTTCCCCCTGAGGCCTAAACCGCTGGTGCTGTTGCCCTGAGGGTCAGCATCGATGATCAGCACCTTCATATCGGCGACGGCGAGGGTCGCGCCAAGATTAATGGTAGTCGTGGTTTTCCCGACGCCTCCCTTTTGGTTCGCAATCGCTATTATGCGCGCCATCGAGCGTTACGATATCACAAAACCCCCGTCCTCCAAACGAAAACCTCGAATCTGGTGGTAGATAACGAAGCTCAGAACTGCTTCAGTGTTTCACGTGAAACCCTTTCCTATTTAACTTGTGGGTAACTGTTGGTGCTCTAGGAGGCTGGTGGCGTTCCGTTTAGGTGGTTAGAATGGCAAGGTGAGGGCAAAATCTTAGAAATGAGTGGCAAAGCTCGGTCGGCTGTGCTATTTTAATTCGCTTTTTGGTAATACTTTGCGAGTAGGCGCTCATAAGGAAGGATATTTACCGGGTTAAGCCCGGCTAAGGGGATAGAAAAGAAATGGCGAAAGAGGGAAGGGTCTTACAGGTAATCGGTCCGGTCGTAGACGTTGAGTTTGAAGAGGTGGAACTCCCCTCGATATATCAGGCTCTACGAATTGTGAGCGACGGCTTCGAGGTTCCGGAGCCGATAAGCATCACGGTTGAAGTCCAGCAGCATTTGGGGGAGGGGCGGTGCCGCTGCGTCGCTATGGAGCCGACCGAAGGCCTCATACGAGGTATGAAAGCAGTGGATACTGGGGGACCAATAACGGTTCCGGTTGGGCCTGCGACCCTGGGTCGGGTGTTGAACGTCATCGGCGAGCCGGTTGACAAGCTGGGTTCCGTCGTCTCGGATCAACGATATCCTATACACCGCCACGCGCCGCCGTTTCAGGATCAATCAACCGAACTCGAGATGTTTGTAACCGGGATCAAGGTCATCGATCTCTTGGAGCCATTTCTCCGGGGGGGTAAAATTGGCTTGTTCGGGGGGGCCGGCGTAGGCAAAACCGTGCTGATAATGGAGCTCATAAACAACGTGGCTCTAAAGCACGGCGGCTTCTCAGTATTCGGGGGTGTCGGCGAAAGAACCCGTGAAGGAAACGACCTTATTCGCGAAATGGTGGAATCCAGAGTCGTTAACTTTGGAGAGTCTTTCTACGAGCATATGGAAAAGACTGGTGAGTTCGACCTCAAACACGTAGACATGAGCGCGATTCCAAAGTCCAAAGCTGCCTTAGTTTACGGCCAGATGACCGAACCGCCCGGCGCCCGCCTCCGCGTGGCGCTGACAGCGTTGACAGTGGCCGAGTACTTCCGGGACGAAGCCGGAACCGACGTCCTGCTGTTCATAGACAATATCTTTCGCTTCACACAGGCGGGGTCCGAGGTTTCTGCTCTACTGGGGCGCATGCCCTCGGCCGTAGGTTATCAGCCAACGCTCGCAACCGAGATGGGAGAATTGCAGGAAAGAATCACTTCGACAAAGCGCGGATCTATCACGTCCGTGCAGGCGATCTATGTTCCGGCGGACGACTACACTGATCCAGCGCCCGCGACAACGTTTGCACATCTCGATGCGGTAACGGCACTATCCCGACAGATTGCCGAGTTGGGCATTTATCCAGCCGTGGACCCGCTAGCCTCCACTTCCAGGATCCTCGATCCCAGGATTGTTGGAGAGGACCATTATGATGTTGCGCAGGAGGTCAAGCGTATCCTTCAACGCTACAAGGATCTGCAGGATATCATTGCGATTCTCGGGATAGACGAACTGTCCGAGGAGGACAAGCTGACGGTTGCGCGCGCGCGAAAGATTCAGCGGTTTCTCTCCCAGCCCTTCCACGTTGCCGAACAGTTTACCGGCAAGAAGGGCAAGTTCGTAGCGCTTGAAGACACTGTACGCGGGTTCAAAGAACTAATTTCGGGGAATTACGATGATCTCCCAGAACAGGCGTTCTTTATGGTGGGGGGGATAGACGAAGCCGTCGAACGCGCGCGGGCTATGTGACGCGAGGATACTGCTTTCGTTTCTTTACCTGGGCTAACAGTAGGCTATCGAGAGAGGGTGCATGCCGCAAAGAATTCACCTTGAGGTTGTAACTCCAGAGCGCAAGGTTTTCGAGGCTGATGTCGAGCGCGTGGAGGTTCCAGGTCTCGATGGGGAGCTCGGCATACTCCCCGGACACACCGAACTGGTGTCGCTACTAAAGCCCGCCGGTTTATTGACGTACCACATAGCTGACGAAATCGGCGAGATGGCAATAAGCGACGGGTTTGTCGAAGTGAGCGCCGACCGCGTAACCGTGCTTGCGAACAAAGCTACTCGCCCCGAAGATATCGATCTTTCTCGGGCACTGATGACCAAGGAGCAAGCCGAGCAAAAGATGCAACGCGCTTTGGCCGATCCCGGTGCCGACATCGCAGGTGCTGCCGTCGAACTAGAGCGCGCCTCTGTAGAACTGCTAATCGCGCAGAGGTCACGATGAGAGCGCGTGTGACGCCTTGCACGGTGTGGTTCATTACCAAATTATAGTCGTTGAGTTTTTCGAGCCCGTTGTGTTAATCTTCGCCGTCCTTGATCCGGCTCTTTCAATCGTCAGAGATCGACTCTTAACAAAAAGGGCTTCCGCTTGCGAGAGCCAATGCTGTCGGTTTGGTGCTGCTGCGCCACGAGACAGGGTTTCGCGAGCTGTGATATTTGAAACTCGTTCCTGGCAGCGGGTTCCGCGTTATGTCTTCAACTGGCACCTTGCCACCACTGGCCCCTACAATGCATGCTGACTTGCTTTCATCGATACTCCACGCGATCTCAAAACGGGTGAACCAACAGAGCTTCA harbors:
- a CDS encoding ParB/RepB/Spo0J family partition protein — protein: MSRKALGRGLNALFAQVSPLGQDFMELDIDRIDPADAQPRGVFRENKLEELAQSIRHNGIIQPLVVRPLGDRFQIIAGERRWRAAQRAGLHRVPCLVKEIPEENVWELSLIENIQREELNPIEEANAYKKLLESRDLTQEDLAQRVGKDRSSITNALRLLKLPLEVQKMVEENRLSMGHARALLSVDAIEQQVSLAGEIVTKTLSVRETEQLVKRAQGVSSGSTQKRLTVSNNPEVANVLAAETKLSKRLGAPVKIKLARNGGIIEIRFSSNDDLARLFDSLVRTHAGTPQGG
- a CDS encoding ParA family protein — its product is MARIIAIANQKGGVGKTTTTINLGATLAVADMKVLIIDADPQGNSTSGLGLRGKSRRSLYHSLIMNEPLNDIVLDTELPNLKIIPSEKTLVAAEIELVDLPDREFKLRALLTPFALNFDYVLIDCPPSLGLLTLNALAAADSVLIPIQCEYFALEGVSELWDTLVRVRRTINPSLTVEGFLLTMFDERTNLSAQVVSDLRDFLGSQVFTTIIPRNVRLAEAPSHGKPIILYDIRSKGAESYVRLAKEVINNVKKGAGPGT
- the atpD gene encoding F0F1 ATP synthase subunit beta, whose protein sequence is MAKEGRVLQVIGPVVDVEFEEVELPSIYQALRIVSDGFEVPEPISITVEVQQHLGEGRCRCVAMEPTEGLIRGMKAVDTGGPITVPVGPATLGRVLNVIGEPVDKLGSVVSDQRYPIHRHAPPFQDQSTELEMFVTGIKVIDLLEPFLRGGKIGLFGGAGVGKTVLIMELINNVALKHGGFSVFGGVGERTREGNDLIREMVESRVVNFGESFYEHMEKTGEFDLKHVDMSAIPKSKAALVYGQMTEPPGARLRVALTALTVAEYFRDEAGTDVLLFIDNIFRFTQAGSEVSALLGRMPSAVGYQPTLATEMGELQERITSTKRGSITSVQAIYVPADDYTDPAPATTFAHLDAVTALSRQIAELGIYPAVDPLASTSRILDPRIVGEDHYDVAQEVKRILQRYKDLQDIIAILGIDELSEEDKLTVARARKIQRFLSQPFHVAEQFTGKKGKFVALEDTVRGFKELISGNYDDLPEQAFFMVGGIDEAVERARAM
- the atpC gene encoding ATP synthase F1 subunit epsilon, whose translation is MPQRIHLEVVTPERKVFEADVERVEVPGLDGELGILPGHTELVSLLKPAGLLTYHIADEIGEMAISDGFVEVSADRVTVLANKATRPEDIDLSRALMTKEQAEQKMQRALADPGADIAGAAVELERASVELLIAQRSR